The sequence GCACAAGTGTACAGTTTAGCCCGACAGAGCCTTTGGTGAGATAATCCTTTTTCATAAATTCGAAAATAGCACGCAAGTCACCGATGCTTACCTTCGTGACATCGCTCGGTCTAAAACCCAATTCCTGCGCCAGGCAGATTCCAAAATCAATCACTTTGGACGTCTTGTATAATTCGCCAAATCTACCATAAAATGCCTACATTTGGCAAGTTATAACTCTATATGTCTCAACTTGAGTCATATAGAAAATTTCTGATAGAAAACCTTGAAAAAAGTTGTTTTTCTGCGTTATTCTGGACTTTCGTCTTGTTACCTAAATTTTACAATGGGGGGGGGTATGGACTTTGGCAGGGGCATTACCTATATTTAACAGGATAAACTATAGACGGGGATGTTTTATGAAGAAGTCTTTCCAGCGTGTCATTGCGACCCTGAACTTGTTTCAGGGGAAGCAATCTCTAACCATCTTTATGTTGGCGGCAATGCTTGCGTTCTCGGCTTGCGATGACTCTTCGTCGGCTAGTTCCGACGAAACAGGTGTTTCCGGTTCGTCTGTAGAGTCATCTGATTCGAGTGTCACCCTGAGCGGAGCGTCAGCGGAGTCGAATGGGTCTAGTGACGAAAATATGGAAAAAGACAAGTCATCGAGTAGTGACACTAAGTCTAGCAGTTCCACAAAAGAAACAAAAGTCTCTTCTGACTCCAAGAGCTCCAGTTCCATAAAGTCGGGAGATTCTTCTAGCAGCAAGAAGGATGTATCTAGTTCGTCGGTCAATTCTTCGTCAAGTGTCAAGTCTAGCAGCAGTTCTTCTGTGAAACAGTCTTCTTCATCGGTTGCTTCTAGTAGCAGCGAGTATAAGCCTTATAATCATATGAAGGCTTTTAATTCGGATAGCGTACTTACAGGGGCTTATAAACAGTTTACATACGAAGGAAGGTCCTACTATTATCTAACAATCAATGGTACAAACCAAAATGATGAAGCCGCGTCTGTCACAGTTATGGCAGAAAACCTGAATGTTGGCGAAATGGTTGATGGCGATAAGGACCAAAATAACGATTCCAAGATAGAACGATATTGTTATGACAATGATACGACGAATTGCCAGAAATATGGCGGACTCTATCAATGGGCGGAAATGATGAAGTTGCCGAGCGAATGCAACACCAAGAGTTGTGCTGACTCTATTAAGCCAAACCATCAGGGAATTTGCCCTAATGGCTGGCGACTTTTGACATATGATGATTTGTATGTAATTGTGCATGCTGATGGTAACAAAAATGGTGCTGCTGATATTAGAAGTACGAATTTTGGCGGCATGAATTTTAGTGGATATTCTTTGATGGGGGCTGGAGAGAATTGGAATAAAAAATTCAAAAGTTTGAAAGAACATACGTATTGGTTTTATCCAGAAGAATCAGATGAATACAAAAATGACGGTGCTTGGGCGGGTTCTCAAAGTCGAACTTCTACGACGGATGTCGGAAGATCTCAACAATATAAAACACAGGGCTTTTCTGCTCGTTGTGTAAAGGTTGAATAATACTATCAAAAAAGCAATAATAAAGAATTGAACAATAAGCCAATTGGAGTCGATATGTCTAAAAAAATCAATAAGAAAAAAATTGCATCTAATAATTATAAAATAGAATCGCTTGAGCCCCGTCTGATGATGGATTTTGCGGTATAAATTCCATATTCCATATTTCACATTGCTTGGTTTGTGGGTGGTGAAAATTTTTACAGGAGATAATGGTATGAAGTGTGTCAAGGGTCTTGGTTTCTTGTGGGT comes from Fibrobacter sp. UWB15 and encodes:
- a CDS encoding FISUMP domain-containing protein, which codes for MKKSFQRVIATLNLFQGKQSLTIFMLAAMLAFSACDDSSSASSDETGVSGSSVESSDSSVTLSGASAESNGSSDENMEKDKSSSSDTKSSSSTKETKVSSDSKSSSSIKSGDSSSSKKDVSSSSVNSSSSVKSSSSSSVKQSSSSVASSSSEYKPYNHMKAFNSDSVLTGAYKQFTYEGRSYYYLTINGTNQNDEAASVTVMAENLNVGEMVDGDKDQNNDSKIERYCYDNDTTNCQKYGGLYQWAEMMKLPSECNTKSCADSIKPNHQGICPNGWRLLTYDDLYVIVHADGNKNGAADIRSTNFGGMNFSGYSLMGAGENWNKKFKSLKEHTYWFYPEESDEYKNDGAWAGSQSRTSTTDVGRSQQYKTQGFSARCVKVE